The following are from one region of the Gossypium hirsutum isolate 1008001.06 chromosome D03, Gossypium_hirsutum_v2.1, whole genome shotgun sequence genome:
- the LOC121215309 gene encoding uncharacterized protein At4g38062, whose protein sequence is MAMETVYEELDEVKVENEKLKADLKSKSELCEHLKKIQNELLTNIQEASSKIEKQVEGILEKEEEISVAKRANEDLKHSLYDKEMIVKHLNGANDKLRVERDEKNQKWGQENGLTVLALDEANEKNVHLEKTINVLRAEIIKAHLSVSQNKCLEAKKKAENTKEMRERDDLLDEVGKGRRKVEDELKWKKEQFKYLEEAHEKLLDQFKVSKHEWEQEKSALLDEVSLLKTRLDSQIWITGYLENRLKMCNQVLAHEETRRKYLETEISELKMRFGNIFSEFQDAKSRLDCLNLQRENEVATQRHLLVPRNR, encoded by the coding sequence atggCAATGGAGACGGTCTACGAAGAGTTAGATGAAGTAAAAGTTGAGAACGAGAAGCTAAAGGCAGATTTGAAAAGCAAATCCGAGTTATGTGAACATTTGAAGAAAATCCAGAATGAGCTGTTAACAAATATCCAAGAAGCGAGTTCAAAAATTGAGAAGCAGGTGGAAGGAATTctcgaaaaagaagaagaaatctcGGTGGCGAAGCGAGCGAATGAAGATCTTAAACACAGTCTATATGACAAAGAAATGATTGTCAAGCATTTGAATGGTGCAAATGATAAGCTAAGAGTTGAGCGCGATGAGAAGAATCAGAAATGGGGGCAGGAAAATGGACTGACGGTATTGGCTTTAGATGAAGCAAATGAGAAGAATGTACATCTAGAGAAGACAATTAATGTGCTAAGGGCAGAGATTATAAAAGCTCACCTCTCGGTGTCACAGAATAAGTGTTTGGAAGCAAAGAAAAAGGCCGAAAACACGAAGGAGATGAGAGAAAGAGATGATTTGTTGGATGAGGTAGGAAAAGGCAGGAGGAAGGTTGAAGATGAGTTAAAATGGAAGAAGGAACAGTTCAAATACCTAGAAGAAGCTCATGAAAAGCTTTTAGACCAGTTCAAGGTGAGTAAGCATGAGTGGGAGCAGGAAAAATCTGCATTGCTTGATGAGGTTTCTTTGCTGAAAACAAGATTGGATTCTCAGATCTGGATTACGGGATATCTTGAAAACCGTTTGAAAATGTGCAACCAAGTTTTGGCTCATGAAGAAACTCGAAGAAAGTACCTGGAAACTGAAATTTCAGAGCTCAAAATGCGGTTTGGAAATATTTTTTCTGAATTCCAGGACGCAAAGTCACGATTAGACTGCTTGAATTTGCAAAGGGAAAACGAAGTTGCAACTCAGAGACATTTATTGGTTCCAAGGAATCGTTaa
- the LOC107950477 gene encoding uncharacterized protein isoform X1, with the protein MAVSFPGFPWWFWGNSGNKEKQLVSNGSSLNSSDWGLGLREPETVKFPTKIASTKGKPNWQGNEERRVVDKEYDLVMVPSDGVHLSGYESDGPEWSIGWEEPHGPGFHGEDDDDGFAVLVPCYRPGCKELVESPNNQLLSAIKNLPTGFSSDFEAYMLKPILLGNIMEQVFMELV; encoded by the exons ATGGCAGTTTCCTTCCCTGGTTTTCCATGGTGGTTTTGGGGTAATAGTGGAAATAAGGAGAAACAGCTTGTTTCAAATGGATCTTCCTTAAATTCTTCTGATTGGGGTTTAGGTTTACGAGAGCCTGAAACTGTTAAATTCCCAACAAAAATAGCCTCAACTAAAGGAAAACCAAATTGGCAAGGTAATGAAGAAAGGAGAGTGGTTGATAAAGAATATGACCTTGTGATGGTTCCATCAGATGGTGTGCATTTATCTGGATATGAATCAGATGGTCCAGAATGGTCCATTGGGTGGGAAGAACCACATGGTCCTGGTTTTCAtggtgaagatgatgatgatgggtTTGCTGTGTTGGTTCCATGTTATAGACCTGGTTGCAAAGAACTTGTTGAAAGCCCTAATAACCAGCTCTTGAGTGCCATCAAGAACCTCCCAACTGGGTTCTCTTCTG ACTTTGAAGCCTACATGTTAAAACCCATTTTACTAGGGAACATAATGGAACAAGTGTTTATGGAGCTTGTATAG
- the LOC107950477 gene encoding uncharacterized protein isoform X2: MAVSFPGFPWWFWGNSGNKEKQLVSNGSSLNSSDWGLGLREPETVKFPTKIASTKGKPNWQGNEERRVVDKEYDLVMVPSDGVHLSGYESDGPEWSIGWEEPHGPGFHGEDDDDGFAVLVPCYRPGCKELVESPNNQLLSAIKNLPTGFSSEGSNSVQQWLSSFPNY, from the exons ATGGCAGTTTCCTTCCCTGGTTTTCCATGGTGGTTTTGGGGTAATAGTGGAAATAAGGAGAAACAGCTTGTTTCAAATGGATCTTCCTTAAATTCTTCTGATTGGGGTTTAGGTTTACGAGAGCCTGAAACTGTTAAATTCCCAACAAAAATAGCCTCAACTAAAGGAAAACCAAATTGGCAAGGTAATGAAGAAAGGAGAGTGGTTGATAAAGAATATGACCTTGTGATGGTTCCATCAGATGGTGTGCATTTATCTGGATATGAATCAGATGGTCCAGAATGGTCCATTGGGTGGGAAGAACCACATGGTCCTGGTTTTCAtggtgaagatgatgatgatgggtTTGCTGTGTTGGTTCCATGTTATAGACCTGGTTGCAAAGAACTTGTTGAAAGCCCTAATAACCAGCTCTTGAGTGCCATCAAGAACCTCCCAACTGGGTTCTCTTCTG AGGGAAGCAACTCAGTGCAGCAATGGTTATCTTCCTTCCCGAACTACTGA